A region from the Variovorax paradoxus genome encodes:
- a CDS encoding cupin domain-containing protein, which translates to MSHDHGHDHEGKAAPAWKHDGVRVIAANQLDANTAQTPGMNRAAAINFARVGAQKLWAGTVTIHADAKTGAHHHGHLESVIYVVRGRARMRWGEKLEFTAEAGPGDFIYVPPYVPHQEINASATETLECVLCRSDGEAVAVNLDIEPVEKPESVLWVDPTHPHGGV; encoded by the coding sequence ATGAGCCACGACCACGGCCATGACCACGAGGGCAAGGCCGCGCCGGCCTGGAAGCACGACGGCGTACGCGTGATCGCGGCCAACCAGCTCGACGCCAACACCGCCCAGACCCCCGGCATGAACCGAGCCGCGGCCATCAATTTCGCGCGCGTCGGTGCGCAGAAGCTCTGGGCCGGCACCGTCACCATCCATGCCGACGCCAAGACCGGTGCCCACCACCACGGGCACCTCGAATCGGTGATCTATGTGGTGCGCGGCCGAGCCCGCATGCGCTGGGGCGAGAAGCTCGAGTTCACGGCCGAGGCCGGCCCGGGCGACTTCATCTATGTGCCGCCCTACGTGCCGCACCAGGAAATCAACGCCAGCGCCACCGAGACGCTCGAATGCGTGCTGTGCCGCAGCGACGGCGAGGCCGTGGCCGTGAACCTCGACATCGAACCGGTGGAAAAACCCGAATCGGTACTTTGGGTCGACCCCACGCACCCGCACGGCGGGGTCTAG
- the grxD gene encoding Grx4 family monothiol glutaredoxin — protein sequence MSDAQQRIDDLVKSNDLVLFMKGNASFPMCGFSGRAIQILKAVGVDTKTLKTVNVLEDDGIRQGIKEYSNWPTIPQLYVKGEFVGGSDIMMEMYESGELQQVLGGSSAA from the coding sequence ATGTCCGACGCCCAGCAACGCATCGACGATCTCGTCAAGTCCAACGACCTCGTTCTCTTCATGAAGGGGAATGCGAGCTTTCCGATGTGCGGCTTCTCCGGCCGCGCCATCCAGATCCTCAAGGCGGTCGGCGTCGACACCAAGACGCTCAAGACCGTCAACGTGCTCGAAGACGACGGCATCCGCCAGGGCATCAAGGAATACAGCAACTGGCCCACCATTCCCCAGCTCTACGTGAAGGGCGAATTCGTCGGCGGCTCGGACATCATGATGGAGATGTACGAGTCGGGCGAGCTGCAGCAAGTGCTGGGCGGCAGCAGCGCCGCCTGA
- the prmC gene encoding peptide chain release factor N(5)-glutamine methyltransferase, producing the protein MAATTTPSTVAQALAAAVALGIDRLDAQLLLLHALGRAPNDRAWLLAHDTDAISDAAWSALAAQLSRRLAGEPVAYLLGEKEFHGLGLRVDARVLVPRPDTETLVDWALQCLEGRDAPRVLDLGTGSGAIALALQHARPDAEVDAVDASADALAVAEANAQRLGLPVRFRQAHWLDGAASGYAVIASNPPYIAADDPHLPALRHEPLAALVAGPDGLVDIRQIVQQAPDHLSDGGWLLLEHGHDQAMAVRQLLEARGFAQVQSRNDLAGIQRCSGGIWRTVK; encoded by the coding sequence ATGGCAGCGACCACCACGCCATCCACCGTGGCCCAGGCGCTGGCCGCGGCCGTGGCACTGGGTATCGACCGGCTCGATGCGCAATTGCTGCTGCTGCATGCGCTGGGCCGCGCGCCGAACGACCGCGCATGGCTGCTGGCGCACGACACCGACGCCATTTCCGATGCGGCATGGTCCGCGCTCGCGGCGCAACTGTCGCGCCGGCTGGCGGGCGAGCCGGTGGCCTACCTGCTCGGCGAGAAGGAATTCCACGGCCTCGGCCTGCGCGTGGACGCACGGGTGCTGGTGCCGCGCCCGGACACCGAAACGCTGGTCGACTGGGCGCTGCAATGCCTCGAAGGCCGTGATGCCCCGCGCGTGCTCGACCTGGGCACCGGCAGCGGCGCCATCGCGCTGGCGCTGCAGCATGCGCGCCCCGATGCAGAGGTCGACGCGGTCGATGCCAGTGCCGATGCGCTGGCCGTCGCAGAGGCCAACGCACAGCGCCTGGGCCTGCCGGTGCGTTTCCGCCAGGCCCATTGGCTGGACGGCGCCGCCAGCGGCTACGCGGTCATCGCCAGCAATCCGCCCTACATCGCGGCCGACGACCCGCACCTGCCCGCGCTGCGGCACGAGCCCCTGGCCGCGCTGGTGGCCGGGCCCGACGGGCTGGTCGACATCCGCCAGATCGTGCAGCAGGCCCCGGACCATCTTTCCGATGGCGGCTGGCTGCTGCTCGAACATGGCCACGACCAGGCCATGGCCGTGCGCCAGCTGCTCGAGGCGCGCGGTTTCGCCCAAGTCCAAAGCCGCAACGACCTTGCCGGCATCCAGCGCTGCTCCGGCGGGATCTGGCGCACGGTGAAATAA
- the prfA gene encoding peptide chain release factor 1 — protein sequence MKTFLRHQLERYVQRLGELDFLLSREDIMGDMAQYRTISREHAEITQIAGRYERYKQREADIAGAAEMLDDPDMAEMAREEIAGAEAELVQLEEELQRLLLPKDPDDARNAFLEIRAGTGGDESALFAGDLLRMYTRYCERAGWRCEVVSESESELGGYKEVVLRIVGTDVFGHLRFESGGHRVQRVPATETQGRIHTSACTVAVLAEPDETVAVQINPADLRIDTYRASGAGGQHINKTDSAVRITHIPTGIVAECQDDRSQHRNKAKALQVLSARIQEKERSERAAKDAAMRKGLIGSGDRSDRIRTYNFPQGRLTDHRINLTLYKLLAIMEGDLGDVLDALRAAREAEQLAELESSLPA from the coding sequence GTGAAGACCTTTCTGCGCCACCAACTCGAACGCTACGTCCAGCGCCTGGGCGAACTCGACTTCCTGCTTTCGCGCGAAGACATCATGGGCGACATGGCGCAGTACCGCACCATCTCGCGCGAGCATGCCGAGATCACGCAGATCGCCGGCCGCTACGAGCGCTACAAGCAGCGCGAAGCCGACATCGCCGGCGCGGCGGAGATGCTCGACGACCCCGACATGGCCGAGATGGCGCGGGAAGAAATCGCGGGCGCAGAAGCCGAACTCGTGCAGCTCGAGGAAGAGCTGCAGCGCCTGCTGCTGCCGAAGGACCCCGACGACGCGCGCAATGCATTTCTCGAAATCCGTGCCGGCACGGGCGGCGACGAATCGGCGCTGTTCGCGGGCGACCTGCTGCGCATGTACACGCGCTATTGCGAGCGCGCCGGCTGGCGCTGCGAAGTGGTGAGCGAAAGCGAGAGCGAGCTCGGCGGCTACAAGGAAGTGGTGCTTCGCATCGTGGGCACCGACGTGTTCGGCCACCTGCGCTTCGAATCCGGCGGTCACCGCGTGCAGCGCGTGCCAGCCACCGAAACCCAGGGCCGCATCCACACCAGCGCCTGCACGGTGGCCGTGCTGGCCGAGCCCGACGAGACGGTGGCGGTGCAGATCAACCCGGCCGACCTGCGCATCGACACCTACCGCGCCAGCGGCGCGGGCGGCCAGCACATCAACAAGACCGATTCGGCCGTGCGCATCACGCACATTCCAACGGGCATCGTCGCCGAGTGCCAGGACGACCGCAGCCAGCACCGCAACAAGGCCAAGGCGCTGCAGGTGCTGTCGGCCCGCATTCAGGAAAAGGAGCGCAGCGAGCGCGCCGCCAAGGATGCCGCCATGCGCAAGGGCCTGATCGGCAGCGGCGACCGCTCCGACCGCATCCGCACCTACAACTTTCCGCAGGGCCGGCTCACCGACCACCGCATCAACCTCACGCTCTACAAGCTGCTGGCCATCATGGAAGGCGACCTCGGCGACGTGCTGGACGCGCTGCGCGCCGCGCGCGAGGCCGAGCAGCTGGCCGAGCTGGAATCGAGCCTGCCGGCATGA
- the hemA gene encoding glutamyl-tRNA reductase has protein sequence MSVWTLGLNHTTAPLDLRGRFAFALDQLAPTLQSLRSSFATGRHPQVEAAIISTCNRTEIYCAAEHAALDHTVGWLAESGGVAPALLRSHAYALQDDEAARHVFRVASGLDSMVLGEAQILGQMKDAVRAAETAGALGSTLNQLFQRSFAVAKEVRTATEIGAHSISMAAAAVRLAGQLFEDLHQTRVLFVGAGEMIDLAATHFAARDPKSIAIANRTLERGEKLASRFGGEAMRLADLPNRLAEFDIVVSCTASTLPIIGLGAVERALKARKHRPMFMVDLAVPRDIEPEVKALEDIYLYTVDDLAQVVQQGQANRQAAVAQAEVIIDAGVQSFMHWLGQRGSVPLIQQLNAQADEWRATEMARARKLLARGEPVDAVLEAMSRGLTQKMMHGAMAELHAGDAASREQTAQAISRLFLRKER, from the coding sequence ATGTCAGTCTGGACCCTCGGGTTGAACCACACGACCGCGCCGCTCGATCTGCGCGGTCGTTTCGCGTTCGCGCTCGATCAGCTGGCTCCCACGCTGCAGAGCCTGCGCAGCTCATTCGCCACCGGACGCCATCCGCAGGTCGAAGCCGCGATCATCTCGACCTGCAACCGCACCGAAATCTACTGCGCCGCCGAGCATGCAGCGCTCGACCACACGGTCGGCTGGCTGGCCGAGAGCGGCGGCGTCGCGCCGGCGCTGCTGCGCTCGCATGCCTATGCGCTGCAGGACGACGAGGCGGCGCGCCACGTCTTCCGCGTGGCCAGCGGGCTCGATTCCATGGTGCTCGGCGAAGCCCAGATCCTCGGCCAGATGAAGGACGCCGTGCGCGCGGCCGAAACCGCCGGCGCGCTCGGCAGCACGCTCAACCAGCTGTTCCAGCGCTCGTTCGCGGTGGCGAAAGAGGTGCGCACCGCCACCGAGATCGGCGCGCATTCCATCAGCATGGCGGCGGCGGCCGTGCGGCTGGCCGGCCAGCTCTTCGAGGATCTGCACCAGACGCGCGTGCTGTTCGTCGGCGCGGGCGAAATGATCGACCTGGCCGCCACGCATTTCGCGGCCAGGGACCCGAAGTCCATCGCCATTGCCAACCGCACGCTCGAACGCGGCGAAAAGCTGGCCTCGCGCTTCGGCGGCGAGGCCATGCGGCTGGCCGATCTGCCGAACCGGTTGGCCGAGTTCGACATCGTGGTGAGCTGCACCGCCAGCACGCTGCCAATCATCGGGCTGGGCGCTGTCGAACGCGCGCTCAAGGCCCGCAAGCACCGCCCGATGTTCATGGTCGACCTGGCCGTGCCGCGCGACATCGAGCCCGAAGTGAAGGCGCTCGAAGACATCTATCTCTATACCGTCGACGACCTCGCCCAGGTGGTCCAGCAGGGCCAGGCCAACCGCCAGGCCGCCGTGGCGCAGGCCGAAGTCATCATCGACGCCGGCGTGCAGAGCTTCATGCACTGGCTGGGCCAGCGCGGCTCGGTGCCGCTGATCCAGCAGCTCAATGCCCAGGCCGACGAATGGCGCGCCACCGAAATGGCACGCGCGCGCAAGCTGCTGGCCAGGGGCGAGCCGGTCGATGCGGTGCTCGAAGCGATGTCGCGCGGGCTCACGCAAAAGATGATGCACGGCGCCATGGCCGAACTGCATGCGGGCGACGCCGCATCGCGCGAGCAGACCGCGCAGGCCATCTCGCGCCTCTTTCTGCGCAAAGAGCGTTAG
- a CDS encoding Crp/Fnr family transcriptional regulator, with protein sequence MYLHPLIASVPPDERAAFVQRIELRSYRRNEVVLGADEWSDRIYCVATGLLRVVVQGSEDSGDVTTDFIRQDDFFLNSALIEERYQAGATLVAALPTSLYLVPTVEFRSLCDRYPAVTMGLLDVVMKRTTVLRRQIRQISSASSERLISRILHELTVLAPGTDGGYDKRITQSVIASYSGLSRMQVNKTMRDLERRGLVRRDEHGVYVPPHFASSDFQELSSSEPNPPAADSGEVNPSFFSELFEASPKSGKSRK encoded by the coding sequence ATGTATTTGCATCCTCTTATTGCCAGCGTTCCCCCGGATGAGCGCGCAGCTTTTGTCCAGCGCATCGAACTGCGGTCCTACCGGCGCAACGAAGTCGTGCTGGGTGCGGACGAGTGGTCCGACCGCATCTACTGCGTGGCCACCGGCCTGCTGCGGGTGGTGGTGCAGGGGAGCGAGGACAGCGGCGACGTCACCACCGATTTCATCCGGCAGGACGACTTCTTCCTGAACTCCGCCCTGATCGAGGAGCGCTACCAGGCCGGCGCGACACTGGTTGCGGCATTGCCCACCTCCCTGTATCTGGTGCCCACGGTGGAGTTCCGGTCTTTGTGCGACCGCTACCCGGCCGTGACGATGGGCCTGCTCGACGTGGTGATGAAGCGCACCACGGTGCTGCGCAGGCAGATACGGCAGATTTCATCGGCCTCGTCCGAGCGGCTCATCAGCCGCATCCTGCACGAACTCACGGTCCTGGCCCCGGGCACCGACGGCGGCTACGACAAGCGCATCACCCAGTCGGTCATCGCCTCGTATTCAGGGCTTTCCAGGATGCAGGTCAACAAGACCATGCGGGACCTGGAACGCCGGGGCCTGGTCAGGAGGGACGAGCACGGGGTGTACGTTCCGCCGCACTTCGCGTCGTCGGATTTCCAGGAACTTTCCTCGAGCGAGCCGAACCCTCCCGCCGCGGACTCCGGCGAGGTGAATCCGTCGTTCTTCTCGGAACTGTTCGAGGCGTCGCCCAAGTCGGGCAAGTCCCGCAAGTGA
- a CDS encoding flagella synthesis protein FlgN, with product MLVHLLAEKTCVEEFLSVLEQEAQAMKNGLFADLPSLTGRKAGLLDRMAALDQARESAQVARGFEPGRAGANAAAAADGEASLAAWTALVELAQQAKACNRRNGSMVYSQLDFTQNALHYLQASAQPFYGPDGIRKAASAAGTRLAVGY from the coding sequence ATGCTGGTTCATCTGTTGGCCGAGAAAACCTGTGTCGAGGAATTCCTGTCGGTGCTGGAGCAGGAAGCGCAGGCCATGAAGAACGGCCTCTTCGCCGACCTGCCCTCGCTCACCGGGCGCAAGGCCGGCCTGCTGGACCGCATGGCGGCACTCGACCAGGCGCGCGAATCGGCCCAGGTGGCACGGGGTTTCGAGCCCGGACGCGCGGGTGCCAATGCCGCCGCCGCGGCGGACGGCGAGGCCTCGCTTGCCGCCTGGACGGCGCTGGTCGAGCTTGCACAGCAGGCCAAGGCCTGCAACCGCCGCAATGGGTCGATGGTGTACAGCCAGCTCGACTTCACGCAGAACGCGCTGCACTACCTGCAGGCCAGCGCGCAGCCCTTCTACGGGCCGGACGGCATCCGCAAGGCCGCCAGCGCTGCGGGAACGCGGCTGGCGGTGGGTTACTAG
- the flgM gene encoding flagellar biosynthesis anti-sigma factor FlgM: MKIDPFAPSATPLPRTNKGASSSPASGSDAVQGGRSAVQLSSAQVHSLPEAPNSDFDAARVASIREDIRAGRYEIHPDRIARGLLASVRELLYENGKL; the protein is encoded by the coding sequence TTGAAAATCGATCCATTCGCCCCTTCGGCCACACCGCTCCCCCGAACGAACAAGGGCGCGTCGTCCTCGCCCGCCAGCGGCAGCGATGCCGTCCAGGGCGGCAGGAGCGCGGTGCAGCTCTCGTCGGCGCAGGTGCATTCGCTGCCCGAGGCGCCCAATTCCGACTTCGATGCGGCGCGCGTTGCCTCGATCCGCGAGGACATCCGGGCCGGGCGCTACGAAATCCACCCCGACCGGATCGCCCGCGGCCTGCTCGCCAGCGTGCGCGAACTGCTCTACGAAAACGGAAAGCTCTGA
- the flgA gene encoding flagellar basal body P-ring formation chaperone FlgA, giving the protein MMEKNPCRPRRLTLVLPALAAGLAAAMSVAAAPLAGDARAAVDRLLQAQTAGLPGKVSIRVEAPASGPLPACDALEPFLPRGAAAWGRVSIGLRCHSELKPWTRFVLAHVAVEGRYFVAVRNIDTGQALAAGDFIARDGDLTALPRSVVTDEAELRGVVAANRIASGAPLRRELMRGVAVIQQGQAIKVFAEGPGYVISTEARAMASAAAGATVRAKTVDGRMVSGVAGEEGQIRLPQ; this is encoded by the coding sequence ATGATGGAAAAAAACCCTTGTCGCCCGCGCCGCCTGACGCTCGTGCTGCCTGCCCTGGCGGCCGGGCTGGCCGCGGCAATGTCCGTGGCCGCGGCACCGCTCGCGGGCGATGCGCGCGCCGCGGTCGACAGGTTGCTGCAGGCCCAGACCGCGGGACTGCCCGGTAAGGTCAGCATCCGCGTCGAGGCCCCGGCATCGGGCCCGCTGCCCGCGTGCGATGCGCTCGAACCGTTCCTGCCTCGCGGCGCCGCGGCGTGGGGTCGGGTGTCGATCGGCCTGCGCTGCCATTCGGAGCTGAAGCCCTGGACCCGCTTCGTGCTGGCCCACGTGGCGGTCGAGGGGCGCTACTTCGTGGCTGTGCGCAATATCGATACCGGCCAGGCTTTGGCCGCAGGCGACTTCATCGCCCGTGACGGCGATCTCACGGCGCTGCCGCGTTCGGTCGTGACCGACGAAGCCGAACTGCGGGGCGTCGTGGCCGCCAACCGCATTGCGTCCGGCGCGCCGCTCAGGCGCGAACTGATGCGCGGCGTGGCCGTGATCCAGCAGGGCCAGGCCATCAAGGTGTTTGCCGAAGGACCGGGCTACGTCATCAGCACCGAAGCGCGGGCAATGGCCAGCGCCGCTGCGGGCGCCACCGTGCGGGCCAAGACCGTGGACGGCCGCATGGTCAGCGGCGTGGCCGGCGAGGAAGGGCAGATCCGCCTGCCGCAGTAG
- the flgB gene encoding flagellar basal body rod protein FlgB, which translates to MIDKLDAALRFNREALNLRAQRQEVLAANIAHADTPNYKARDFDFASRLTQAVEQGRAPQSVQMAATSPRHIQADAPSSMPERDLLYRVPNQSSIDGNTVEMDAERINFADNALRYEANLSVVSAKIKSLLSAAQ; encoded by the coding sequence ATGATCGACAAGCTGGATGCGGCGCTTCGCTTCAACCGCGAAGCACTGAACCTTCGGGCGCAGCGCCAGGAAGTGCTGGCGGCCAACATCGCCCACGCCGACACGCCCAACTACAAGGCGCGCGACTTCGATTTCGCGAGCCGCCTGACGCAGGCCGTCGAGCAGGGCCGCGCGCCGCAATCGGTGCAGATGGCCGCCACGTCGCCCCGCCACATCCAGGCCGACGCGCCCTCGTCGATGCCCGAGCGCGACCTGCTGTACCGCGTGCCGAACCAGTCGAGCATCGACGGCAACACGGTGGAGATGGATGCCGAGCGCATCAACTTCGCCGACAACGCGCTGCGCTACGAGGCCAACCTCTCGGTGGTCAGCGCCAAGATCAAGTCGCTGCTCTCCGCGGCGCAATAA
- the flgC gene encoding flagellar basal body rod protein FlgC — protein MPHPGASMNIFSVAGSAMAAQSQRMNVTASNLANAESVAGPDGKPYRAKQVVFEVAASGQQDIGGVKVAGVIEDPSPLKMVFDPKSPHADAKGYVAMPNVNVVEEMTNMISASRSYQANVEVLNTAKTLMVKTLSIGQ, from the coding sequence ATGCCCCACCCCGGCGCATCCATGAACATCTTCAGCGTGGCGGGCTCCGCCATGGCCGCGCAGTCGCAGCGCATGAACGTGACGGCGAGCAACCTCGCCAACGCCGAGAGCGTGGCCGGCCCCGACGGCAAGCCCTACCGCGCCAAGCAGGTGGTCTTCGAAGTGGCCGCCTCGGGCCAGCAGGACATCGGCGGCGTGAAGGTCGCGGGCGTCATCGAAGACCCCTCGCCGCTGAAGATGGTCTTCGACCCGAAGAGCCCGCATGCCGACGCCAAGGGCTACGTCGCCATGCCCAACGTCAACGTGGTCGAGGAGATGACCAACATGATTTCCGCCTCGCGCAGCTACCAGGCCAACGTCGAGGTGCTCAACACCGCCAAGACCCTGATGGTCAAGACGCTGAGCATCGGCCAGTAA
- a CDS encoding flagellar hook assembly protein FlgD produces MAITDTSSISGLNAASAASSGSNVSQADSEQRFLKLLVTQLNNQDPLNPMENAELTSQLAQMSTVSGIEKLNTALSGLVSQTGANQVLQAASLIGYNVLSPGNALSTSEPKTGEEPAAVPFAVQLPATAGTVEVKIVDAAGHTVRTLSLGSMTEGVNAVNWDGKADDGTAAAPGAYSFTVSATNNGTPVEATSLVFSQVAAVKQGASGVTLELMSGKSIGLADVRMFL; encoded by the coding sequence ATGGCCATTACCGACACCTCGTCCATCTCCGGGCTCAACGCGGCCTCCGCCGCATCGAGCGGCAGCAACGTCTCGCAGGCGGACAGCGAGCAGCGCTTTCTCAAGCTGCTGGTGACGCAGCTCAACAACCAGGATCCGCTCAATCCGATGGAGAACGCCGAGCTCACGTCGCAGCTCGCGCAGATGAGCACCGTGAGCGGCATCGAGAAGCTCAACACCGCGCTCAGCGGACTGGTGAGCCAGACCGGTGCCAACCAGGTGCTGCAGGCGGCATCGCTGATCGGCTACAACGTGCTGTCGCCGGGCAACGCCTTGAGCACCTCGGAGCCCAAGACCGGCGAAGAGCCGGCGGCCGTGCCCTTTGCCGTGCAGCTGCCGGCCACCGCCGGCACCGTCGAGGTGAAGATCGTCGATGCCGCGGGCCACACGGTGCGCACGCTTTCGCTCGGTTCGATGACCGAAGGCGTCAACGCCGTCAACTGGGACGGCAAGGCCGACGACGGCACTGCAGCCGCGCCGGGCGCCTACAGCTTCACCGTCTCCGCCACCAACAACGGCACCCCCGTAGAGGCGACCTCGCTCGTCTTCTCGCAGGTGGCTGCCGTCAAGCAGGGCGCCAGCGGCGTCACGCTCGAACTGATGTCGGGCAAGAGCATCGGCCTGGCCGACGTGCGCATGTTCCTCTGA